In Arthrobacter citreus, a single genomic region encodes these proteins:
- a CDS encoding branched-chain amino acid ABC transporter substrate-binding protein → MVFKKGFAILASVSLTAGILAGCGNSSKDGNQVIKIATNTPLSGNNAILGESIKLGAQLALEDQKAAFKKLGFDLKIVPYDDQGDPKKGVANAEQLASDNQILGVVGHLNSGVAIPSSLKYEKDHIVMVSPSNTANEVTDRGLGVVNRICARDDFQGPAGANFAVKTLKAKNIFIIQDKTPYGTGLANEFKAAAQKLGAKILGEEGISVGDKDFNGVLNNVIAKKPDLVFFGGLYAEGGILLKQARDKGLNIPFMGGDGMDSSGLVDIAGDAVKNFYYTSVAGDTLKTDKGKAFADAYKSKFNKNIESFSSYGYDSAGVLLEGLKNAINDNKGKTPSREQVEKAVRAIQDYDGVVTKVGFDDKGDNKYAKVFIYTFKEAKYPGTQEGEVTKP, encoded by the coding sequence ATGGTTTTTAAGAAGGGTTTTGCAATTTTAGCTTCAGTTTCGTTAACGGCTGGTATTTTAGCAGGTTGTGGGAATAGTTCAAAGGATGGGAATCAGGTTATTAAAATTGCGACAAATACCCCATTATCTGGGAATAACGCAATTTTAGGGGAGTCCATTAAGCTTGGAGCTCAACTTGCTTTAGAGGATCAAAAAGCAGCTTTCAAAAAATTGGGCTTTGATTTAAAGATTGTTCCTTATGATGATCAAGGAGATCCAAAGAAAGGTGTAGCCAATGCAGAGCAGTTAGCTTCAGACAATCAAATTCTTGGTGTTGTTGGACACTTAAACTCGGGTGTAGCAATTCCATCTTCTCTAAAGTATGAGAAAGACCATATCGTAATGGTTTCTCCTTCAAATACTGCAAATGAAGTAACTGACCGTGGATTAGGAGTAGTTAACCGAATTTGTGCTCGTGATGATTTCCAAGGTCCTGCTGGTGCAAATTTTGCTGTGAAGACATTAAAAGCTAAAAATATTTTCATCATTCAAGATAAAACGCCTTATGGAACAGGTTTAGCAAATGAATTTAAAGCTGCTGCTCAAAAATTAGGCGCGAAAATTTTAGGTGAAGAGGGTATCTCAGTTGGTGATAAAGATTTTAACGGTGTATTAAATAATGTGATTGCGAAAAAGCCTGATTTAGTATTCTTCGGTGGACTTTATGCTGAAGGAGGAATTTTATTAAAACAAGCTCGTGATAAAGGATTAAACATCCCATTCATGGGTGGCGATGGAATGGACTCTTCAGGTTTAGTTGATATTGCTGGAGATGCAGTTAAAAACTTCTATTATACTTCAGTAGCTGGTGACACGTTAAAAACAGATAAAGGGAAAGCATTTGCAGATGCTTATAAATCTAAATTTAATAAAAATATTGAATCTTTCTCATCATACGGATATGATTCTGCTGGTGTATTATTGGAAGGATTAAAAAATGCAATCAACGATAATAAAGGAAAAACTCCATCTCGCGAACAAGTTGAAAAGGCCGTACGTGCGATCCAAGATTATGATGGTGTAGTAACCAAGGTTGGTTTTGACGATAAAGGGGACAACAAATACGCGAAAGTATTTATCTATACGTTTAAAGAAGCTAAATATCCTGGTACTCAAGAAGGCGAAGTAACTAAA
- the parC gene encoding DNA topoisomerase IV subunit A, which translates to MQSSEKLYNIPLEDILGDRFGRYSKYIIQERALPDARDGLKPVQRRILYSMHVEGNLQDKPYRKSAKTVGNVIGNYHPHGDTSVYDAMVRLSQDWKLRNVLVQMHGNNGSIDGDPPAAMRYTEARLSAIASELLRDIDKETVDFVPNFDDTSMEPVVLPSMFPNLLVNGSTGISAGYATEIPSHHLGEVIDATIMRIENKNCSVDDLMTVIHGPDFATGGIIQGVDGIKKAYETGKGKIIIRSRVHTEDIRGGKQALIITEIPSEVNKANLVKKMDEVRLDRKVDGITEVRDETDRTGLRIVIELKKDANNEAILNYLYKNTELQIPYNFNMVAIYNRTPKQMSLPAILDAYIEHQKEVITNRSKFDLKKAKARQHVVEGLMKALSILDEVISTIRSANDKRDAKDKLIAQFEFTELQAEAIVMLQLYRLTNTDITALQEEADELDKKIKQLEAILNSETKLLSVIKTDLKKIKLKYADDRRSTIQGAIEEIKIAREDIIAQEDVIVTVTSEGYVKRTSPRSFSASNGKDYGMKEGDRLIYQVESTTTDTLILFTSKGNYLYLPIHEMQDIRWKDMGQHVANIIPIERDESILSATVVNNFEENKEFILFVTKNGIVKRTSIQQLKVQRYSKPLVGMSIKSDDALIFAGVTSETSRVLLATSAGYTLIFNVEEISIQGLRAGGVKGINLKENDIVVSADIISEEVKEIFCATHRAAIKKMKLDTIPQSSRGTRGVKVLRDLKNNPHLLIGVYAVNQNDMFALLSKSGQFETIDPTDLRNSDQYSNGSFIMDTDDSGDIKTIIRYKKEENN; encoded by the coding sequence ATGCAATCATCGGAAAAATTATATAATATCCCTTTAGAAGACATATTAGGTGACCGTTTTGGTCGTTATAGTAAATATATTATTCAAGAGAGGGCATTACCTGATGCCCGTGACGGATTAAAGCCTGTACAAAGACGTATATTATATTCAATGCATGTTGAAGGTAACTTACAAGACAAACCATACCGTAAATCGGCTAAAACAGTCGGTAATGTTATTGGTAATTATCATCCGCATGGTGATACTTCTGTTTATGATGCGATGGTGCGACTTAGTCAAGATTGGAAATTAAGAAATGTATTAGTTCAAATGCATGGAAATAACGGTAGTATTGATGGAGACCCACCAGCTGCTATGCGTTATACCGAAGCTAGATTATCAGCAATAGCAAGTGAATTGTTAAGAGATATTGATAAAGAAACAGTAGATTTTGTTCCTAACTTTGATGACACTAGTATGGAACCAGTTGTTTTACCATCTATGTTTCCAAATTTACTAGTTAACGGTAGTACAGGAATATCAGCAGGTTACGCAACTGAAATACCTTCGCACCATCTTGGCGAAGTAATCGATGCGACAATTATGCGTATTGAGAATAAAAACTGTTCAGTAGATGATTTAATGACCGTAATCCACGGACCTGATTTTGCTACTGGAGGGATTATTCAAGGTGTAGATGGGATTAAAAAAGCATACGAAACTGGAAAAGGTAAAATCATCATTCGCAGCCGTGTTCACACTGAAGATATTCGCGGTGGAAAACAAGCACTAATCATTACAGAAATTCCTTCAGAAGTTAATAAAGCGAATTTAGTAAAGAAAATGGATGAAGTTCGTCTTGATCGTAAAGTAGATGGAATTACTGAAGTGCGTGATGAAACAGATCGTACTGGTCTACGCATTGTTATCGAATTAAAGAAAGATGCAAATAATGAAGCAATTTTAAATTATTTATATAAAAATACTGAACTTCAAATACCTTATAACTTTAATATGGTTGCGATTTATAATCGAACACCTAAACAAATGTCTTTACCTGCTATTCTTGATGCTTATATAGAGCATCAAAAAGAAGTAATTACAAACCGTTCAAAGTTTGATTTGAAAAAAGCGAAAGCTCGTCAACATGTTGTTGAAGGATTAATGAAGGCACTATCAATTTTAGATGAAGTGATTTCAACAATCCGTTCTGCAAATGACAAACGTGATGCAAAAGACAAGTTAATCGCTCAATTCGAATTTACTGAACTACAAGCTGAAGCAATTGTTATGTTACAGTTATATCGTTTAACAAATACAGATATTACTGCATTACAAGAAGAAGCTGACGAGTTGGATAAGAAAATTAAACAACTTGAAGCAATTCTTAACAGTGAAACAAAGCTACTATCCGTTATAAAAACAGATTTGAAAAAAATCAAATTAAAATATGCAGATGACAGACGTTCTACAATTCAAGGAGCGATTGAAGAAATTAAAATTGCTAGAGAAGATATAATTGCTCAAGAAGATGTCATTGTGACAGTAACTAGCGAAGGATACGTTAAACGAACAAGCCCAAGATCTTTTTCTGCCTCAAATGGAAAAGATTACGGTATGAAAGAAGGCGACCGTTTAATATATCAAGTGGAAAGTACAACAACAGATACGCTGATTCTATTTACTTCAAAAGGTAATTATTTATACTTACCAATTCATGAAATGCAAGATATCAGATGGAAAGATATGGGGCAACACGTTGCGAACATTATTCCAATTGAACGCGACGAATCAATACTTTCTGCAACAGTTGTGAATAATTTTGAAGAAAATAAAGAGTTTATTCTATTTGTAACAAAAAATGGAATTGTAAAACGTACAAGCATTCAACAGTTAAAAGTTCAACGCTACTCGAAACCACTAGTCGGAATGTCGATTAAATCCGATGATGCATTAATTTTTGCAGGAGTTACCTCGGAAACAAGCCGAGTATTATTGGCGACTAGCGCTGGATACACATTGATATTTAATGTAGAAGAAATAAGTATTCAAGGCTTAAGAGCTGGCGGAGTTAAAGGAATTAACTTAAAAGAAAATGATATTGTTGTATCAGCAGACATTATAAGTGAAGAAGTGAAAGAAATATTCTGTGCAACACATCGAGCAGCCATTAAAAAAATGAAACTCGATACAATTCCTCAAAGTTCAAGAGGTACACGAGGTGTTAAAGTATTAAGAGACTTAAAAAACAATCCTCATTTATTAATTGGCGTATACGCAGTTAATCAAAATGATATGTTTGCATTGCTAAGTAAGTCTGGACAATTTGAAACGATAGACCCAACTGATCTAAGAAATAGTGATCAGTATAGCAATGGATCATTCATTATGGATACAGATGATTCTGGTGATATAAAGACCATTATTCGATACAAAAAAGAAGAAAATAATTAG
- the parE gene encoding DNA topoisomerase IV subunit B has protein sequence MVLAKNDTTYNEDAIQVLEGLEAVRKRPGMYIGSTDSRGLHHLVYEIVDNSVDEALAGHGTQIDVIIHKDHSLSVRDHGRGMPTGMHKMGKPTPEIILTVLHAGGKFGQGGYKTSGGLHGVGASVVNALSEWLTVEIHREGTIFKQRFEDGGKPATSLEIVGKTKRTGTTIHFKPDPTIFSTTNFNFDTLCERLRESAFLLKGLKITIKDERHNTFEEFYYENGIEAFVAYLNEEKEALHPVVFFEGLQHKIEVEFSFQFNDGYSETMLSFVNNVRTKDGGTHEVGAKTALTRAFNEYARKVNLLKEKDKNLDGADIREGLAAIVSVRIPEEILQFEGQTKGKLGTSEARSAVDSVVSDQLAYFLEENPDIATSLVKKSIKAYQAREAARKAREEARSGKKRKRSETSLSGKLTPAQSRNPQKNELYLVEGDSAGGSAKQGRDRRFQAILPLRGKVINTEKAKLADIMKNEEINTIIHAIGAGVGSDFEIEDVNYDKIVIMTDADTDGAHIQVLLLTFFYRYMKPLVEAGKVYIALPPLFKVSRGTGKKEVIEYAWSEVDLQDAIKKVGKGYMIQRYKGLGEMNADQLWDTTMDPETRTLIRVKIDDAARADRRVTTLMGDKVEPRRKWIESNVVFDLDEEDKILDNEQVEVDSEGSNV, from the coding sequence ATGGTGTTGGCAAAGAATGATACAACATATAATGAAGATGCGATACAGGTACTAGAAGGTTTAGAAGCTGTACGTAAACGACCTGGAATGTATATTGGCAGCACTGATAGTAGAGGTCTGCACCATTTAGTTTATGAAATCGTAGATAATTCTGTAGATGAAGCATTAGCTGGGCACGGTACTCAAATAGATGTGATTATTCATAAGGATCATAGCTTAAGTGTTAGAGACCATGGGCGTGGGATGCCAACTGGTATGCACAAAATGGGGAAACCGACTCCTGAAATTATTTTAACTGTTCTACACGCAGGCGGTAAATTCGGACAAGGTGGCTACAAAACTAGTGGTGGCCTACATGGGGTAGGTGCATCAGTAGTTAATGCGTTATCAGAATGGTTAACAGTAGAAATTCACCGTGAAGGAACAATTTTTAAACAGCGTTTTGAAGATGGTGGGAAACCTGCCACTTCACTAGAAATCGTTGGTAAGACGAAAAGAACTGGTACGACGATTCATTTTAAACCGGATCCAACAATTTTTAGTACGACAAATTTTAACTTTGATACTTTATGTGAAAGACTGAGAGAGTCTGCCTTTTTATTAAAAGGCTTAAAAATAACAATTAAAGATGAACGCCATAATACTTTCGAAGAGTTTTATTATGAAAACGGTATCGAAGCGTTTGTAGCGTATTTAAATGAAGAAAAGGAAGCACTGCATCCAGTTGTATTCTTTGAAGGACTGCAACATAAAATTGAAGTTGAATTTTCGTTCCAATTTAATGACGGATATTCAGAAACGATGCTTTCTTTCGTAAATAATGTTCGTACAAAAGACGGTGGTACTCATGAAGTTGGTGCAAAAACAGCTTTAACGAGAGCATTTAATGAATATGCAAGAAAAGTTAATCTATTAAAAGAAAAAGATAAAAATTTAGATGGAGCGGATATCAGAGAAGGATTAGCTGCTATTGTATCTGTACGAATTCCTGAAGAAATCCTTCAATTTGAAGGACAAACAAAAGGTAAATTAGGTACAAGTGAAGCAAGGTCAGCTGTTGATTCAGTGGTGTCTGATCAACTAGCATATTTTCTCGAAGAAAATCCAGATATTGCGACTTCGTTAGTTAAAAAATCTATAAAAGCGTATCAGGCTAGAGAAGCAGCAAGAAAAGCGCGTGAAGAAGCAAGAAGTGGTAAAAAGAGAAAGCGTTCAGAAACATCATTAAGTGGTAAGCTTACTCCTGCTCAGTCACGTAATCCACAGAAGAATGAATTATACTTAGTTGAGGGTGATTCAGCCGGTGGAAGTGCAAAACAAGGACGAGATCGCCGCTTCCAAGCAATTTTGCCTTTACGTGGTAAAGTAATCAATACTGAAAAAGCGAAATTAGCGGACATCATGAAAAATGAAGAGATTAATACAATTATTCATGCAATTGGAGCAGGAGTAGGTAGTGATTTTGAAATTGAAGATGTTAATTATGACAAAATTGTCATTATGACCGATGCTGATACAGATGGAGCGCATATACAAGTACTTTTATTAACATTCTTTTACCGTTATATGAAGCCATTAGTAGAAGCTGGTAAAGTTTATATTGCCTTACCTCCTTTGTTCAAAGTAAGTAGAGGTACTGGAAAAAAAGAAGTAATCGAGTATGCTTGGTCTGAAGTAGACCTACAAGATGCCATCAAAAAAGTTGGTAAAGGATATATGATTCAACGATACAAAGGACTTGGTGAGATGAATGCTGACCAACTTTGGGATACAACAATGGATCCAGAAACTAGAACACTTATTCGAGTGAAAATTGATGATGCTGCAAGAGCCGATCGTCGTGTAACAACACTAATGGGTGATAAAGTAGAACCTAGACGTAAGTGGATTGAATCAAATGTAGTATTTGATTTAGATGAAGAGGATAAAATTTTAGACAATGAACAAGTTGAAGTAGATTCAGAAGGGAGCAATGTCTGA